In Notamacropus eugenii isolate mMacEug1 chromosome 1, mMacEug1.pri_v2, whole genome shotgun sequence, one genomic interval encodes:
- the LOC140500141 gene encoding testisin-like, whose product MRWVGPVLLLPLLLGAQEYPGGKGVRPRRVEGEGGPRGSQPAPSPPCCLLPPGLQEVKLKKEKMAAVDPDPEVIDTVCGQPEDSGRIIGGQGSSITRWPWQASLQYKSSHLCAGSLIHPSWVLTAAHCIHRKRITRQWKILLGSTSVFPSLFNFHRFKRYSATKIIFHPAFDGKPPKDIALVKLRSPVRFKTTIQPICMPPSMTFFENVTMCWATGWGEISEDIKVKKPWLLQEVEVPLIDQNTCSRYFHKALPHVQKPMIFDDMICAGYPEGGKDTCQGDSGGPLSCKVNGIWYQAGIVSWGIGCGRPYLPGVFTNVSIYSRWIQKVIQSKSSTQFPADSLPLLLLLLRPLLLY is encoded by the exons ATGCGCTGGGTCGGCCCCGTGCtcctgctgcccctgctgctgggGGCCCAGGAGTACCCAGGTGGGAAAGGGGTCAGGCCACGGCGggtagagggggaggggggaccAAGAGGGTCCCAGCCAGCCCCCAGCCCACCCTGCTGCCTCCTTCCCCCGGGGCTCCAGGAGgtgaaattaaagaaagagaagatggcaGCTGTAGACCCAGACCCCGAGGTGATCGACACCG TCTGCGGGCAGCCCGAGGACTCAGGGCGAATCATCGGGGGCCAAGGTAGCTCTATCACCAGGTGGCCTTGGCAGGCCAGCCTCCAGTACAAGAGCTCCCACCTGTGCGCGGGCAGCCTCATCCACCCATCCTGGGTGCTGACAGCCGCTCACTGCATCCACAG GAAAAGAATTACCAGACAATGGAAGATTCTTCTAGGCTCAACTTCTGTCTTCCCATCACTATTCAACTTCCATCGTTTCAAACGTTATTCTGCGACAAAGATCATCTTTCATCCCGCCTTTGATGGTAAACCACCCAAGGACATCGCCTTGGTAAAGCTGAGATCACCAGTTCGTTTCAAGACAACCATTCAACCCATCTGCATGCCACCCTCCATGACCTTCTTTGAGAATGTGACCATGTGCTGGGCAACCGGCTGGGGAGAAATCAGCGAAGACATAA AAGTGAAGAAACCGTGGCTCTTACAGGAGGTGGAAGTACCTCTCATTGACCAAAACACGTGTAGCCGCTACTTCCACAAGGCACTACCTCATGTTCAAAAGCCTATGATATTTGATGACATGATATGTGCTGGGTATCCAGAAGGCGGGAAGGATACCTGCCAG GGTGACTCCGGGGGACCTTTGTCATGTAAAGTCAACGGGATCTGGTACCAGGCAGGGATTGTGAGCTGGGGAATAGGTTGTGGCCGCCCCTACCTTCCTGGTGTCTTTACCAATGTCAGTATCTACAGCCGCTGGATCCAAAAAGTAATTCAGTCCAAAAGCTCCACTCAGTTTCCAGCtgattccctccctctcctcctcctcctccttcgcCCTCTCCTGCTGTACTAA